The sequence GGTGTACATCCAACTACATTATTAGTGGCAAGTAAGTGCATTTTCATGTGTGAGGCGACCATCAAaacaatttaatattcttgaatttggaggcatatatatatatatttttcggATGAGATCTTCTGTCACACAATTTACCGTATCCCACTatcaatttattataatttttaatttattcttcaattttaatttattatgtattaatataattttaaaataattaactagGGTTCACtcattcaattattttaatatatttttttgataaattacataagtaaatatataaattcaaagaCCGCGCGGAGGagaactcgaacccaagacctcaggTCTTGGGCATTAACCTCCTATCGTTATGCCAACACACGTACATTCaattactttaattttaatttttaatgataaatattaattagagtttattatataataatgttttttatttttataataaacaTATACTATAAAATAGAGATATTAAGAGTGAAACACTTGGGGACAGATGATCtcatctattttcttttttaatttatgtacaaaattaaaaattcgatgaaaatttatgtatttagatGTAATTAACCATAAAGCAaagtatattatttataaacgttgcaaatatttttttgttataaaagTATTGAAACTActccaaatatttttttattagaaaaataaatattttaaacttCTCGAACCTTACTATATATCATAGGCACTTTGTGGTGGCAAATGCTATACCAAGAGTGTGGACCGTGTGGTACcatgtggtggtggtggtggtttcCGATTTAGTGACGACGGCGTTACTATTTTCGAGCTTCGGTGCCGCCGTGGCCGTCGGCCTCATCGGCCGGGAAGGGAATTCACACGTCCAATGGCGGAAGGTTTGCGATGTATTCGAGAAATTTTGGTGGTCGTTGCAACTTGCAATCTTTAACCTTCACAACAAAAACTAATTAAGTCCTCTTTATTTGAAGATTTAATTATGATCATGATTGTATTGTAGTTATTTGTTGGTAAATTATACGTTTATTTTCGAGTGTAAGTGTATACTTTTCTTTTCATCTTTTCAATATCTTTTTATAATAGTTTTTAATTCCCTTTGCCCTTGAAACTTTTATAGGCTTTTTACTTAATTTCACCTTCTATATATTTATTggattcttttttttaatttatagtaACACCTAGTCTTTTTCAAACTAGGGGACCaataataaaacaaacaaaccatatatataaaatgattaAGATCCGATCAATTATATAAGATCATTAATTCCACGGGCCACGATTTATTGTTGTGTCCCGGTTTTCATCATCCACAGGACCACATCGCactattaatttcattattatatatatgtaactatttattgaaaaaaatattatataatgaactttaattaatatttatctctaatttttttaaatatatcttaattttaaattaattaaccttataataattaattcaaaaacaATTATAAACTCTAACTAGATTGATGAACtctagcaattttttttttaaaatataataaatttaaatttaaaattatttttaaaacgAATTTGCAAATAAGACATGGACACTAACATAAATAGTTACATATTCTATGGCTAAAtgctcattttttattatttcaaaatgtACTCTTTAGTGCTCAACACATTTGTATTTTGCCAACACTTCGTATAAAATATGACCCACCGTTGGCGTATTggattaaatttttattgaatcttgaatttaatttatatttatttagatatttaatttaatttataataatgtaactattatttgattaatcaaaatataataCATGTATCTTGTATttctaagaaaaaaaatacatatattgtGTTGTGAAATTATTTACTTACATTAACATATACTCACTCcatccataaaaaataatctatttttgtcattttgggatgtccacaaaaataaatctatttCCATATTTGGAAACTATCTATTACATGGTGAGCACTATTCTTTACTctcaatacaattaattataattataaacattattttttaagtgaatcttttctccacttacaatataataactatttttattaaaactcgtgttgtcCCGTGTATTACGACTATTTTGTGTGGACGGAATAGTGCAAGATTCAAGAAGTgggcttttttttttgagggaattcAAGGAGTGGGCTTATTATTGCAACAAATCCGCCATAGAAGCTCCGCCGCCTCATCGATCTCTCCGGCGCCCTCTTCCTCTCTCATCTTCTcactcatctctctcgctctacACCGCAACTCCTCCGCAGCCCTCCCAAACACCGCACCATCAATCGCCACCGCAATTGCCGCCCCCTcataccccccacccccacccctccGCACCTCCACACACACCCCCGCAGCCACCAGCATCTTCGCATCCACAAACATATTGTACTTCATCGGCATCGCCACCACCGGCACGCCGTGAAAAACGCTCTCATTCAACGAACTCCACCCACAGTGGCTCACAAACGCCGCAATGCTAGAGTGCCCTAATATTCTCGCCTGCGGCGCCCACCCCGCCACCACCATCCCCCTTTCCCCCACCTTTGCCTCAAATTCCGGCGGGAGGAGCTCCGCCGATGGAGACGGCAGAATCCATAGAAACCTAGATTTGCAGAGAGAGAGCCCCTTGGCTATCTCAGCGATTTCTCCCTCCGATAACAAACACTCGCTGCCGAAACAGATGTAAACCGTCGAATTTCTAGGGTTTCTGCTAAGCCATTCCATGATCGGCGAGCTCTCCGCCTCCGCCACCGCCTCCGCCGCGTGATCTACTAGCGCGCCGACGGTGAGGATTCTCTTCCCGCTCACAAATTCCACGTAGTCAACGTACTTTCCTTCAACAGATCTGCACGTCTTCATCAGCACGACCTCCGCGGACGCCTTGTAATTCGCGAAAACAAAATCCGGATTGGAATCGAAGACGTTCGCGCTGAGGAATTCCACGAGTTCGTCGAGGCTTCTCCTCTCGCCCTCGTCGCAGCGCAGCTCCGGAAACGGGAACGCCGCGGCGCCGTCGACGTAGTGGTGGTAGGTGAACGCTCTCGTGGCGGCTCCGAGCAGGGCGAAGTGGACGGCGGGGACGCCGAGCGCGGCGGCCCAGGGCTGGAAGACGTCGAAGATGATGAGGTCGGGGCGGAGGGCGGCGAGGATGTGAGAGAAGCTGGATTTGGATGTCTGGAAGGCTCTGTGGAGAGAGAAGTTGAGATGTGTTGGGAGGTTTCTGGTGGTGTGGAGGTGAGGAGGGAGGTCAGGGTGCGGGTGGAGGTGGAGCTCGACTGCTTCAATGGAGCTTTGGAGGGAATTCGCAGCGATGAAATCGTTGATGGAGGTGAGATTAATGGCGGTTGAGCAGATGTAGATGTGGAAGCTTTTCTTCATCAACAGTTTCTTGGCGAGTTGGAGAAACGGGAAGATGTGGCCGTGGGCTAACCATGGAAACATTATGATTTTGAAGCTACCTGAGTTCATCATCacttcaagattttttttttttttttcgtttttaatTTTAGGTTTGGAGCTTTTGGGTGTGTAAGTGGTGATGTTTTTAGGAGAAATAGTTAACTTTTGTTGGACTAAGCAAAGATGGAAGTGTGGAATCCTACTTTAATAATATATGTCGTGAGGTTCTCAAAGGAATATCAAGCGGTGCGAACTTTTGTATGCGAACAGTGGGGTCTAGGGATCACCACCGTTCCCCCTCCCCAAgtgtcaaaaaaatatatataatgtatgTGGTGAGTGAGGTTAGGATTAGCGAGAGGGTGAGAAACGAGGATGGTGTGGTTTCCAATGAAAACGAAACATATGATATATACACCATACAATTTAATAAACACAAAAATTTGAGTGCAATCGGGTTGCACTTGTACTCAGACTCTAACCCAATTTCATATCCTGACCTAaattgtgtaaatgacactattctgAGTACGAATGCAAGTTGCATCATGTAAGCCAATTGTGTGGTACATCCGATTGTACCCAAAACCACCTCTTTAATAAATGGATCAATTAAGATAGCTCACTGTTTACGCTACTTGAAATGATGGTGTAATAATCTAAAAGTCAGATTTATCTATCCAACTAAAAGATATTGTGCATCGTGATTTAATATAATCTACATATTTtgcctcaaaaaataaaaaagatatataGCTCatttaaagttaattaaaataattctctattttttaataataagcAATGTTTTAATTTTCACGTCAACAAATTAAAGTGAAGTACTGTTCAAGTGACAGTCGCGAATAGTGAAATTCGTGAATAGTGAAAATTAGATAGTAATTTTCACGGGGTATAACGGGTTGTGAGTTGAGTGTTGTGAGTGTTGTAAACACTGTGCTTTTTTCTCCCTTTAAATATATCTGCAGCAGCTCCGGAGACGTAGGCATAATTGGCCGAACTCCGTTATCAAATTTGTGTCTTTATTTTTCCGCATTTATTTCGCTCTCGCATATCTGGTTAGAGGGAAATCGCATATAATTTCCCAACATCCATGCAATCCAAAAAGCCAAGATATGAGGAAAAGAAGATCacgaaagaaacaaaa comes from Salvia miltiorrhiza cultivar Shanhuang (shh) chromosome 3, IMPLAD_Smil_shh, whole genome shotgun sequence and encodes:
- the LOC131017559 gene encoding UDP-glucosyltransferase 29-like codes for the protein MMNSGSFKIIMFPWLAHGHIFPFLQLAKKLLMKKSFHIYICSTAINLTSINDFIAANSLQSSIEAVELHLHPHPDLPPHLHTTRNLPTHLNFSLHRAFQTSKSSFSHILAALRPDLIIFDVFQPWAAALGVPAVHFALLGAATRAFTYHHYVDGAAAFPFPELRCDEGERRSLDELVEFLSANVFDSNPDFVFANYKASAEVVLMKTCRSVEGKYVDYVEFVSGKRILTVGALVDHAAEAVAEAESSPIMEWLSRNPRNSTVYICFGSECLLSEGEIAEIAKGLSLCKSRFLWILPSPSAELLPPEFEAKVGERGMVVAGWAPQARILGHSSIAAFVSHCGWSSLNESVFHGVPVVAMPMKYNMFVDAKMLVAAGVCVEVRRGGGGGYEGAAIAVAIDGAVFGRAAEELRCRAREMSEKMREEEGAGEIDEAAELLWRICCNNKPTP